The genomic interval GGTGCGCCGGGTCACCGGCAGCGGGCTCGCCGACGCGATGATCCTGATGGACGTCGAACTCGACGACGAGCGGCTGCCGTTGCTGCGCGGCACCGACCAACCCTCCGTACTGATCGGCCTCCCCGCCGACACCACCGGACTGACCTGCGTCGACCTCGACTTCGGGGCAACCGGCGCACTGTGCGTCGAGCACCTCGCCAAACTCGGCCACCACGACATCGCTGTCATCGGCGAGGCCCCCGCCGTCTACGAGCGGCACACCGGTTTCGCCGAGCGAACCCTCGACGGACTCCGGTCCCGGGCGCGGGAGTTGGGCCTGCGGGTGCTGCACCGGCCGTGCGAGGGCGGGTACGACGCGATGACGACGACCCTGGCCCGGATCTTCGACGAACGCCCCGGCACCACGGGCTTCGTCGTGCAGAACGAGTCGGCGGTCGAGCCGCTGCTCGCCCTGCTGCGCCAGCAGGGCCGGGCCGTGCCGGAGGACGTGTCGGTGGTCGCGGTCTGCCCCGACCAGGTAGCCACCCAGGCCTCGGTGCGGCTGACGTCCGTCGCCATCCCCGCGCAGGAGATGGGCCGTTACGCCGTGGAGCATCTGGTGGCCAAGCTCGACGGCCGAGGCAGCGACGAAGTCGTGCTGATCACACCGGAGTTGACGATGCGGGCGAGTACGGGGCCGGCGCCCGCGGTTTCCTGACCCCTTTTCCGACCTCAGAGCTTCACCCCTGTGCCGCCGCCAGGGCACCGCCATGTCCGCAACTCCTCTGTCTGCTCTTCTCACAGGAGCCCTCTCGTGAATCAGCCTGCCGAAAACCAGACCATTCAGGGCGCGGGTGCGGTCAGCCTCGCGCAGTCGTCGCCCACCGTCGGCACCTTCCGTGAGCGGGGCGGTGCGCTGGAGTGGAGCGGTCGTCAGGAGACCCTGCGGATCGAACCGTGGGGGCCGGACGCGGTACGGGTCAGGGCCCGGCTCGGCGGCCCACTGCTCGACGGGCTGCCGGGAGCCCTCCTGGACGAGGCACCGCCCACCGAGGCGAGCGTCAAGATCGAGGACGGTCAAGGGACCTTGACCGTAGGCGAGTTGACCGTCCACGTCGATGCCGAGGGCCTGATCCGTTTCCTGCGCACCGACGACTCCGCCGAACTCCTCGCGGAGGCCCGCGCCCACTTCTGGTGGCCCGGCTCGCGGCTCTACACGGCGGTCGGCAACGGCC from Streptomyces sp. NBC_01288 carries:
- a CDS encoding LacI family DNA-binding transcriptional regulator gives rise to the protein MVTLAEVAQHAGVSASTVSYVLSGKRSISGATRQRVEQSIRELGYHPNAGARALASSRSNIIALMVPLRTDMYVPVMMEIAIAVATTARLHGYDVLLLTGEEGPDAVRRVTGSGLADAMILMDVELDDERLPLLRGTDQPSVLIGLPADTTGLTCVDLDFGATGALCVEHLAKLGHHDIAVIGEAPAVYERHTGFAERTLDGLRSRARELGLRVLHRPCEGGYDAMTTTLARIFDERPGTTGFVVQNESAVEPLLALLRQQGRAVPEDVSVVAVCPDQVATQASVRLTSVAIPAQEMGRYAVEHLVAKLDGRGSDEVVLITPELTMRASTGPAPAVS